CCGTCGTCGCCTTTGACAACGTTGCCAACTATCTCGAAACATTCGATGTCTCTACCGACGAACTCGAAAAAGCCGTCATCGGTGCCATCGGCGAAATGGACTCCTACCAGTTGCCAGATGCCAAAGGCTTCACCGCCCTCATTCGACATCTCACCCACCAGGATGACGACGCCCTCCAACAACTCAGAGACCAGGCCCTCGCAACAACCAAGGATGATTTCAAAGCACTCGCCAAAGCCATGCAAATCAACGCTCAACACGGCGCCATCTGCGTGCTCGGTGAAACCGCCGCCATGGAAAACGCCAAACTCGATCTCGATATCAAAACCGTTTTGTAATAAAGACTACCGGCAGTCGCCTTCAGCGTGGCCCTACCGGGGGTCGCCTTCAGCGGGAGCCTACCGGCAGTCGCCTTCGGCGGGACCAGAGAACCCTTTGAAAAGGGTTCTCTGGACTCTCCGAAACTTTTTGTCGCTCGCTTCGCTCGAAGCTGTCGGCAGCGTGAGTTCGTGCGGTTTTTGGGAAGGCGTCATAAAAAATATTTTTTTTTACAGGCTCTATTAAAAAAAACTCAAAACACGTCTTTTCTGCACAGCTCTCTTACTTCTTAACCCATCCCCTCCTTCTTCAATCCCACTCAACGGATGTCGTAGGGCCTCGCCAAAAGCGCGCCAAAAAGTTCTGGAAGGGAGTCCAGAGGGGAACCTCTTGAAAGAGGTTCCCCTCTGGCCGTCGGAGACATTCCACAGCACACACCCCACACGACAGCCGTCCCCTCACGCGGACGCGCGCACCTGCCGAAGGCACATAAAAAGTTTAGGAAAAGAGAGAGATAGGGGGTCTGGGGGAAAGGGAGAGAAAAAGCCCTTTTCAAAAGGTTTTTCTCTCCCTTTCCCCCAGCCGCCGGAGGCAATTCTTCATACTAGGCTATGAGGCTGAGTCAGTGAGGGCGAGGCGGAGACCGAATCCGATAAAGAGGGTACCGGCGGCACGTTTGATCCAGTGCTGGTATTTGCCACCGTTGCCCAAGGCATTTGAAGCCTTGGCGGCAGTCCATGCCCAGCCGAAATTGACGAGTGTGCCATTCAGGGTGAACAAAATACCGAGAAAGAGAAAGGCCAGGGGCTTTGATTGGGCGTTGGCGGACACGAATTGGGGGAGAAAGGCGAGAAAGAAAAGGGCGACTTTGGGATTAAGGGCGTTGGTCCAAAAACCTTGGGCAAAAACCTTTCGCTTGGAAAGGGATTGATGGGATACGGAGGGCGCATCTTTTTTCCCGGCACACCACATGGTGACACCGATCCAGACGAGATAGGCGGCACCAGCATACTTGACGATCATGAAGGCGGTGGCGGATGTCGCGAGAATGGCGGAGAGCCCAAGGGCTGCGGCGAAAACGTGAACGAAACAGCCGGAGCCGACCCCGAGCGCAGCCAGGGCACCGCCTTTCCAACCGAGGGAGGCTCCCCTGCTCACAATATAAAAAACATCCTGTCCGGGAGTGATATTCAAAAGCAGCCCAGAAAGTATGAACAATACGAGATCATGGGTGCCGAACATGGATGTTCCTCCGATTTAGTGGCCGGTCGGTTGTGGTTGATCCGAGGGCATGGGGAATATGGCATCATACGCCCAATTGTAGAGATAGGCATAGACCAGAAAGAACAGGGCGAAGCCAATATCCGTGACAAAGGCGGCCCAGAGAGAAAGCTCCAACCACCATGCGACAAAGGGAACAGTAAGAACCAGCAGGCTGGCCTCGAAACTCACGGCATGAACGGCTCTGAGCCACGGCGGCCGGTCATTGACCTTTCGCCCCAACTTCACGAGCAGATGGTCGAAAGCGAGATTAAATATGTAATTGCAGCCCATGGCTGTCAGGGAAATGATCATGGACATGGTCCCCACTTTGAGCAATTCCCGATCAAGAATCCAGGAAGCAAGCGGGGTACAGGTGAGAAGTCCGATGACTTCAAACATAATTGTGTGGCGGAGCCTATCTGCTTGAGTACGCATGGGAGAGGTCTTTACACGGAGTTAAATCAGTTGTCCATGAAGGAAAACTCACGAATTAAAAGCGGTCAAAGTCCGGGTATTGATGTCCCCACTTTTCATAGATAGCGGCCAATTTCCCGGCCTTGTGCAGGGCCATGATTCCTTCGTCAAACAAACGCATGACCTGGTCAGCCCGCTGCGTGTTGCCCAGAACTGGATGATAAGATCTGGTCCCCACGACCTGACAATCATACTCGTCACGATTGAATGGAAGGCCGGAGACTTCAATGGAATGTTCGATGAAAAGCCGGTCATCCACGTAGAAATCTGACCGCCCCATCAGGATCATTTGCAAACATTTGATACCGGACGACATGTCCCTGATGTGGACCGGCACGGAAAAATCCCATTCATGGTAATAGCCAAGCTGACAGACAACTTCCCTGTTCCTGAGCGTGTCCACCCCCTGCCACTGGCCAACCGTCTCCTTGTTATAAAAGACATGGTAGTCGTTCACGTACAAAGGATACCGGGATAAATGCAAATTGGAACTCGTGGCCCTGTCATCACAAATCATCATATCCGCTTGACCCGAGAGCACTAACTCATCCCCCCGATTGGTTGGAACATATTCATGCTTCACCGTGATTCCATACAGGGCGAACACCGCGTCAAGCACCTCATGATACAACCCAGTCCCGTCCTCATGCGTAAAGGTCTCCCATGCCGGACCAGTGGTATAGACTTCCGTCACCGTTTCTCCATAGGCGGGAGATACAAACGAATTGAAAAAAATAATGAAAAAAAACAGCCATTTTTTGTTCACACGCCCACCCTGTACGGTTGAATATTCGATGACAATATATTTTATTATCGAAAAAAATGATAGGGGCCGATACCCTATTGACTTATCACTGTTTATAAAATTTTTTTTGAGCATATGCTCATTTCGCTTGACGATAAGGATTATCAGCGTATGGTCATTTCAACACGTGTTCATATGAGAAGAGGGAACCATGGGACGACAGAAAAAACGGCGGATGGTGCAACAGGAACCCGATACGACTTTTTACAAGCCGCAAGGAATTCCCATGCAGAAACTGAAGAGTGCCACGATGACCTTCGAAGACCTCGAAGCAATACGCCTTGCGGATGCGGAAGGGCTTTCCCAGATGGACGGGGCAAAGGCAATGGGAGTATCCCGTGCCACTTTCGGACGAATTCTCGGTGCGGCCCGGTCAATCGTTGCACACGCATTGACCAAGGGACACGCCATTCGCATTGAAGGCGGACATTACACCCTTGCTTGTAAAGGGGCACCCTGCCCCAAAATGCAATCGGACAACTCGTCTTTAAAAGATGAGGAGGAAGCTATGCCAGGTATGAACGGTAATGGATCAGGCGGTGGTCGCGGAATGGGTCAAGGTCGTGGAATGGGCCAAGGCCAGGGTCAAGGACAAGGCCGCGGAATGGGTCAGGGCCAAGGTCAGGGACAAGGTCAAGGTCAGGGACAAGGCCGTCAATCGGGTCAGGGTCGCTGCGTTGGTGGCCAGGGTCGCGGAATGGGCCCGGGCAAAGGTCAAGGTCGCGGCATGGGCGGCGGCGGTCGAGGCATGGGCGGCCAGGGCCGTGGCATGGGTGGTCAAGGCATGAGCGGCGGCAACCAAGGAATGGCTCGTTCCATGGGCACAGGAAATACATCACAACAATTCAATTCAACCCAACAAGTTAAGGATAATACGATGAAAAAAATTGCAGTAACCAGTGAAGGACCGACCCTCGACGACAAAGTAGATCCCCGTTTTGGCAGAGCCGGTGGCTTTGTCGTCGTCGATCTCGACACCATGAACGCCGAATACCTGGACAACGGGTCTTCTCAGGCCATGGCTCAGGGTGCCGGAATCCAGGCTGCTGAAAACGTGGCAAACGCTGGTGCCGAAGTGCTCCTGACCGGATTTGTCGGTCCCAAGGCCTTCACCGCCTTGCAGGCCGCCGGTGTCAAAATCGGCCAGGATGTGGCCGGAATGACCGTGCGTGAAGCAATTGAAAAATTCAAGAAAGGCGAAGTGCCAATGGCCGACAACGCCAACGCACAAGCAGGGGGCAACAAGTGATCTACGCCGTAGCCAGCGGCAAGGGCGGTACGGGCAAGACAACCATGTCTTCGTCCCTGGCCGCCCTCTGGGATACCCCCATCACTCTGGTGGATTTGGATGTTGAAGAGCCGAATCTGCACCTCTTTCTCAAGCCGGAACTGAACGACATTCAGAAGGCGTATATCGAGGTGCCAGAGGCTGACGAAGACAAATGCACCAAGTGCCGGGCCTGTTCCGACATATGCCAATTCAAGGCAATTACGATTATGGCTGATACCCTGCTGACCTTTCCGGAGATGTGTCACGGATGCGGCGGGTGTTTCGAAGTCTGTCCCGAAGGCGCACTCACTCCCGGCAAACGGGAGCTGGGTGAAATCTGCCGGGGCACAGCGGACGGCAATGACTTCATCATGGGCCGTCTGCGTATCGGCGAAGCAATGAGCCCTCCGCTCATGCGCCAAATTCGGGAAGAGTTCCCCGCGCTCAAGGCCAAAGGCGATGTCCTTATCGACGCGCCTCCCGGTGTGAGTTGTCCTGCCATGGCCGCGGTCATGGACGCGGACTGCATCGTGCTGGTCACGGAACCCACACCATTTGGATTCCACGACTTCAAGCTGGCGTGGGAGGCATTCAAACCCATGGGCAAACCCATGGGCGCCATCATCAATCGCGCCGGAATCGGTGACAACACCGTACAGAACTTCTGTGCGGACAACGATATCC
This is a stretch of genomic DNA from Pseudodesulfovibrio sp. JC047. It encodes these proteins:
- a CDS encoding transporter substrate-binding domain-containing protein yields the protein MTEVYTTGPAWETFTHEDGTGLYHEVLDAVFALYGITVKHEYVPTNRGDELVLSGQADMMICDDRATSSNLHLSRYPLYVNDYHVFYNKETVGQWQGVDTLRNREVVCQLGYYHEWDFSVPVHIRDMSSGIKCLQMILMGRSDFYVDDRLFIEHSIEVSGLPFNRDEYDCQVVGTRSYHPVLGNTQRADQVMRLFDEGIMALHKAGKLAAIYEKWGHQYPDFDRF
- a CDS encoding PACE efflux transporter, which codes for MRTQADRLRHTIMFEVIGLLTCTPLASWILDRELLKVGTMSMIISLTAMGCNYIFNLAFDHLLVKLGRKVNDRPPWLRAVHAVSFEASLLVLTVPFVAWWLELSLWAAFVTDIGFALFFLVYAYLYNWAYDAIFPMPSDQPQPTGH
- a CDS encoding ATP-binding protein, whose product is MIYAVASGKGGTGKTTMSSSLAALWDTPITLVDLDVEEPNLHLFLKPELNDIQKAYIEVPEADEDKCTKCRACSDICQFKAITIMADTLLTFPEMCHGCGGCFEVCPEGALTPGKRELGEICRGTADGNDFIMGRLRIGEAMSPPLMRQIREEFPALKAKGDVLIDAPPGVSCPAMAAVMDADCIVLVTEPTPFGFHDFKLAWEAFKPMGKPMGAIINRAGIGDNTVQNFCADNDIPIWAEIPYSREVAEAYSKGDVIAKALKPLEPTFTALRENMRAAAKKAKEVSHA
- a CDS encoding LysE family translocator; this encodes MFGTHDLVLFILSGLLLNITPGQDVFYIVSRGASLGWKGGALAALGVGSGCFVHVFAAALGLSAILATSATAFMIVKYAGAAYLVWIGVTMWCAGKKDAPSVSHQSLSKRKVFAQGFWTNALNPKVALFFLAFLPQFVSANAQSKPLAFLFLGILFTLNGTLVNFGWAWTAAKASNALGNGGKYQHWIKRAAGTLFIGFGLRLALTDSAS
- a CDS encoding NifB/NifX family molybdenum-iron cluster-binding protein is translated as MKKIAVTSEGPTLDDKVDPRFGRAGGFVVVDLDTMNAEYLDNGSSQAMAQGAGIQAAENVANAGAEVLLTGFVGPKAFTALQAAGVKIGQDVAGMTVREAIEKFKKGEVPMADNANAQAGGNK